In one Candidatus Zixiibacteriota bacterium genomic region, the following are encoded:
- a CDS encoding diaminopropionate ammonia-lyase, translating into MCRSIINPLKTPAPFWTQPEYSAFENDDIEAFHRSISGYEPTPLVSLSSLARHLGVRRLLVKDESRRFELKAFKAMGASYAIYRYIKQVWEKQFGVQFELTNLCKPDLLEPLHLMPFCTATDGNHGRAVAWFARLLGQKAYIYVPAGTVRARMDNIRNEGAVVVEVDGDYDAAVERVAEDAERNGWTIISDTSYPGYTLIPAFIMAGYTTMFREIDNQLSDLRVDPPTHIIIQSGVGSFAAAAAWYYHRYHSEKPPALISVEPTEADCLLESVCSGDVTSSKGSQQTIMAGLNCATPSLIAWPLIRDRFSLFISIPDNYAKRAMRSFFYPDNEDPRIISGESGAAGLAGLIALQSSQPLAQAKRAVDLGPNSTVLLFNTEGDTDPEHFREVTSKS; encoded by the coding sequence GGACTCAACCTGAATACTCAGCGTTTGAAAATGATGATATAGAAGCGTTTCACCGTTCCATTAGCGGATACGAGCCGACCCCGCTGGTATCGCTTTCGTCGCTGGCGCGACACCTCGGAGTCCGGCGGTTGCTTGTCAAAGACGAATCACGGCGCTTCGAGTTGAAGGCATTCAAAGCGATGGGAGCGTCGTATGCGATTTACCGCTACATCAAACAGGTGTGGGAAAAACAATTCGGCGTTCAGTTCGAACTGACCAATCTATGTAAGCCCGATCTTCTCGAGCCGCTGCACCTGATGCCGTTCTGCACGGCAACAGATGGAAACCATGGACGAGCAGTGGCCTGGTTCGCCCGGCTGCTGGGACAGAAAGCATATATCTATGTTCCCGCCGGAACGGTCAGGGCAAGGATGGACAATATCCGCAATGAGGGTGCCGTCGTGGTAGAGGTCGATGGTGACTATGATGCTGCTGTGGAACGGGTGGCCGAAGATGCCGAGCGCAACGGCTGGACAATCATATCGGATACCTCATATCCCGGATATACTCTTATTCCCGCTTTTATAATGGCCGGGTACACGACCATGTTTCGGGAGATAGACAACCAGCTTTCGGATTTGAGAGTCGATCCCCCGACACACATCATCATTCAGTCCGGAGTAGGCAGCTTCGCCGCTGCCGCGGCATGGTATTATCACCGTTACCATTCGGAAAAACCACCTGCTTTGATTTCAGTCGAGCCGACCGAAGCGGACTGCCTTTTGGAGTCGGTTTGCAGTGGCGATGTTACCTCCAGCAAGGGAAGCCAACAGACGATCATGGCCGGCCTGAATTGCGCGACGCCGTCTCTGATAGCCTGGCCCCTGATTCGCGACAGGTTCAGCCTGTTTATTTCCATTCCCGATAATTATGCCAAACGGGCGATGCGGAGTTTTTTCTATCCCGATAACGAGGATCCTCGGATAATCTCCGGTGAATCGGGTGCGGCGGGGCTTGCCGGTCTGATAGCCCTTCAAAGCTCTCAGCCGCTGGCTCAAGCGAAAAGGGCCGTAGACCTCGGCCCGAATTCCACAGTTCTACTGTTTAATACCGAAGGGGATACGGACCCGGAACATTTCCGGGAAGTCACTTCGAAAAGCTGA
- a CDS encoding sigma-70 family RNA polymerase sigma factor, with amino-acid sequence MLLDNEAQIIAEALKGSQKAYESLTDRHRQAIFHIILKIVGNSDTAHDLVQETFMKAFSSLASYRSEYRFSTWLYKIAANCSIDYLRKKRINALSLDQEIETKDGTVGIEVPDYSFNPERELERKQQRFSIEEAIDSLPDKYREVIVYRHKDDKSYEEIADLLNIPVGTVKARIFRARELLKKRLKSVM; translated from the coding sequence GTGTTGCTGGACAACGAGGCACAAATTATAGCAGAGGCTCTGAAGGGAAGTCAGAAAGCTTACGAGAGCCTAACGGACCGACATCGGCAGGCCATATTCCACATAATCCTGAAGATAGTCGGCAACAGCGATACGGCTCATGACCTTGTTCAGGAGACGTTTATGAAGGCCTTTTCGTCACTGGCCAGCTACCGGTCGGAATACAGGTTTTCCACCTGGCTATACAAAATCGCCGCCAACTGTTCTATTGACTACCTGCGCAAAAAGCGGATCAATGCGTTGTCGCTCGATCAGGAGATTGAGACCAAAGATGGTACGGTGGGAATCGAGGTCCCCGATTATTCATTCAACCCCGAGCGGGAACTCGAGCGCAAACAGCAGCGATTCAGCATCGAAGAGGCCATAGACTCGCTTCCCGACAAGTACCGTGAGGTCATTGTATATCGCCACAAGGACGATAAATCATACGAAGAAATAGCCGATTTACTCAATATACCGGTGGGCACGGTTAAGGCCCGTATTTTCCGGGCCCGTGAACTGCTGAAAAAACGTCTGAAATCGGTCATGTAA
- a CDS encoding DUF4097 family beta strand repeat-containing protein produces MSDTKPGIFLFAIMTLLIAASAVADEYTFDYQKILDITAPAEVSLYVVKGNVTVKGGDQNKVVIEAIKTIAGSSREEAEEVAGHVEIKVRQEGSAINVETNYLKMVNRSGSFWSKIFGAGGSDSYGSVDFTITVPTRTSVSIMCLDGQVNLSSLEGQILVENRSGSSRGEYLFGPVTLIQETGDIELNWVEGDIKIKSTSSMISIIQVRGAIDLTTSAGKVNIQTELDSPNDFYVETTSGSIVFSVPTSSSGMLDIATESGEIRTEVPITVKSVSRKRLVGEFGSGGPTVSLSSVTGDVDVVLY; encoded by the coding sequence ATGTCCGACACAAAACCCGGAATTTTTCTGTTTGCCATCATGACTCTCTTGATAGCAGCGTCGGCCGTGGCCGACGAATATACTTTTGACTACCAAAAGATTCTGGATATTACCGCGCCGGCTGAAGTGAGCCTCTATGTCGTTAAGGGCAATGTAACCGTCAAGGGCGGCGATCAGAATAAAGTCGTGATCGAGGCCATTAAAACAATCGCGGGTTCCAGCAGGGAAGAGGCGGAGGAAGTGGCCGGCCATGTGGAGATCAAGGTCAGACAGGAAGGTTCCGCGATTAACGTCGAAACCAACTATCTCAAGATGGTCAATCGAAGCGGTTCTTTTTGGAGTAAGATCTTCGGAGCCGGTGGTTCGGATTCCTATGGTTCGGTGGATTTCACGATTACCGTGCCGACGCGCACCTCGGTGTCGATCATGTGCCTTGATGGTCAGGTTAATTTGTCTTCGCTGGAGGGACAAATTCTGGTGGAGAACCGCTCCGGTTCGAGCCGCGGCGAATATCTTTTCGGCCCGGTGACGCTGATTCAAGAAACAGGCGATATCGAACTCAACTGGGTTGAGGGCGATATAAAGATAAAGTCGACATCCAGCATGATATCGATTATCCAGGTTAGGGGCGCCATTGACCTGACGACATCGGCAGGCAAGGTCAACATTCAGACGGAGCTCGACAGCCCCAACGATTTCTATGTCGAGACAACCAGCGGCTCAATCGTGTTCTCGGTGCCGACGTCGTCTTCGGGAATGCTGGATATCGCGACCGAGTCCGGCGAGATCAGAACCGAGGTTCCGATAACGGTAAAATCGGTTTCGCGCAAACGACTGGTTGGAGAATTCGGCTCGGGTGGCCCGACAGTGTCGCTGTCGTCGGTTACCGGCGATGTCGACGTAGTGTTATATTAG
- a CDS encoding polymer-forming cytoskeletal protein has translation MVELLKKYLILSAAFLVCLAGDIAAQDEPAYGDYAPADTVFEKISLGTDGVTALDTAGRFWYYDFTFETFIVGDPDEGPIEDGGYEKPGFGVDIPPVEERCTEERVIKPFVKSALIGLDEYVDGDIVAYGRVTIKGWVKGNVRSIDKRVLVTETGRVDGDIQAPEIVVKEGGIVLGEQIMSETPLQGLEGIIDRYSYDGMIVVLSFTAVFLFFGFLVTTLMPKQMQNFNECLIRDKIKCYLLGFFFVLMMPVIILLMALTIVAAVLIPLLPLVYFFAIVLGVISFGNFIGGLITIRFLQSRRSLLLQSSLGIVALMLLWLVTAILLGSSQPVSEGFGIFLLVVSICVSSYPLFTGVGAAVLTRFGFKQYVSWKLQKQRTPGGPAPTPAPPPIPKAPPEPSPRSFPNDSDET, from the coding sequence ATGGTAGAATTGCTCAAAAAATATCTTATCCTTTCCGCCGCCTTTCTGGTCTGTCTGGCAGGCGATATCGCGGCCCAAGATGAGCCGGCATATGGCGATTATGCTCCGGCCGATACCGTTTTCGAAAAAATCAGTCTTGGTACCGATGGTGTCACCGCGCTTGACACCGCGGGACGATTCTGGTACTACGATTTCACATTCGAGACATTCATCGTCGGCGACCCGGACGAGGGACCGATTGAGGACGGGGGATATGAAAAACCCGGATTCGGCGTGGATATTCCCCCCGTCGAAGAGCGATGCACTGAAGAACGTGTCATTAAGCCTTTCGTTAAATCAGCCCTTATCGGATTAGATGAGTACGTCGATGGCGACATTGTCGCCTATGGCCGCGTTACGATCAAAGGTTGGGTGAAGGGTAATGTCAGGTCAATTGACAAGCGGGTGCTGGTCACCGAAACCGGCCGCGTGGATGGCGATATCCAGGCTCCCGAGATTGTGGTCAAGGAAGGCGGCATTGTTCTGGGCGAGCAGATTATGAGCGAAACGCCCCTGCAGGGACTCGAAGGCATTATCGACAGGTATTCATATGATGGCATGATCGTTGTCCTGAGCTTTACCGCTGTATTTCTGTTCTTCGGATTTCTGGTGACCACCCTGATGCCGAAACAGATGCAGAACTTCAACGAGTGTTTGATTCGCGACAAAATCAAATGTTACCTGCTGGGATTCTTTTTCGTGCTCATGATGCCGGTCATCATCCTGTTAATGGCGCTCACAATTGTGGCTGCTGTGCTCATACCGCTTCTCCCGCTTGTTTATTTTTTCGCCATCGTACTGGGCGTGATATCCTTCGGTAACTTCATCGGCGGGCTGATCACTATCCGCTTCCTCCAAAGCCGGCGCAGTCTTTTGCTTCAGTCATCGCTCGGTATCGTGGCGCTCATGCTGTTGTGGTTAGTCACGGCGATTCTTCTTGGATCCAGTCAGCCGGTATCGGAAGGTTTCGGAATATTCCTGCTGGTTGTTTCCATATGCGTCAGCTCCTATCCTCTGTTTACCGGGGTGGGAGCCGCGGTTTTGACCCGGTTCGGTTTCAAACAATACGTCAGCTGGAAACTGCAAAAGCAGAGAACTCCCGGCGGGCCCGCTCCAACACCGGCGCCGCCGCCGATCCCCAAAGCACCGCCGGAACCGTCACCCAGATCGTTCCCAAATGACTCCGATGAAACTTAA